A single window of Streptomyces xanthii DNA harbors:
- a CDS encoding response regulator, with product MSEEQNQADGAAIKVMVVDDHPMWRDAVARDLAESGFDVVATAGDGEQAVRRARAAGPDVLVLDLNLPAKPGVQVCKELVGADPKLRVLVLSASGEHADVLEAVKSGATGYLLKSASTEELVDAVRRTAVGDPVFTPGLAGLVLGEYRRLASEPAPAAGADEPKAPQLTERETEVLRLVAKGLSYKQIAERLVISHRTVQNHVQNTLGKLQLHNRVELVRYAIERGLDDA from the coding sequence ATGAGCGAAGAGCAGAACCAGGCGGACGGGGCCGCGATCAAGGTCATGGTGGTCGACGACCACCCGATGTGGCGCGACGCCGTCGCCCGCGACCTGGCCGAGTCCGGCTTCGACGTCGTCGCCACCGCAGGCGACGGCGAGCAGGCGGTGCGGCGCGCCCGCGCTGCCGGTCCCGACGTGCTCGTCCTCGACCTGAACCTGCCGGCCAAGCCCGGCGTCCAGGTCTGCAAGGAGCTCGTGGGCGCCGACCCGAAGCTGCGGGTCCTCGTGCTGTCCGCGAGCGGGGAGCACGCGGACGTCCTGGAGGCCGTCAAGTCCGGCGCCACCGGCTACCTGCTCAAGTCGGCCTCCACCGAGGAGCTCGTCGACGCCGTGCGCCGCACCGCCGTCGGCGACCCGGTCTTCACCCCGGGCCTCGCGGGCCTGGTCCTCGGCGAGTACCGCCGCCTCGCCTCCGAGCCGGCCCCCGCCGCGGGCGCCGACGAGCCGAAGGCGCCGCAGCTCACCGAGCGCGAGACCGAGGTGCTGCGCCTCGTCGCCAAGGGGCTGAGCTACAAGCAGATCGCCGAGCGCCTCGTCATCTCCCACCGCACGGTCCAGAACCACGTCCAGAACACCCTGGGCAAGCTCCAGCTCCACAACCGGGTCGAGCTCGTGCGCTACGCGATCGAGCGGGGCCTGGACGACGCCTGA
- a CDS encoding 2-hydroxyacid dehydrogenase produces the protein MEILAFGVQSDEKPLIEKAFEAHQDDHYEVRCLDVFLNEDTAPIAAGYEIISTSVNANLNNHVLQTLAAGGTQMIAQRSTGFNNIDLGVAERLGLTVARVSSYSPYSVAEFAWTLAMAVNRRIVRASNRTRDFDFRLDGLMGRDLRGRTVGVLGTGKIGAAFTRIAHGFGMNLLGWDVAENPECLELGMKYVDKERLFAEADLISLHVPLLPATEHIVDAAALRTMKDDAILVNSSRGGLIDSKALVAELREGRFTGVGLDVYEAEAGLFFLDKSLDVVEDDTLARLVTFPNVLVTSHQAYYTSDAVGQIIATTVHNVLDYRAGRRSENVLVPAAT, from the coding sequence ATGGAGATCCTCGCCTTCGGTGTGCAGTCCGACGAAAAGCCCCTCATCGAGAAGGCGTTCGAGGCCCATCAGGACGATCACTACGAGGTCCGGTGCCTGGACGTGTTCCTCAACGAGGACACCGCGCCCATCGCCGCCGGCTACGAGATCATCTCCACCAGCGTCAACGCGAACCTGAACAACCACGTCCTGCAGACCCTCGCGGCCGGCGGCACGCAGATGATCGCCCAGCGCTCGACGGGCTTCAACAACATCGACCTGGGCGTCGCCGAGCGCCTAGGCCTCACCGTCGCCCGGGTCTCGTCGTACTCGCCGTACTCCGTCGCCGAGTTCGCCTGGACCCTCGCGATGGCCGTCAACCGCCGCATCGTCCGCGCCAGCAACCGCACCCGCGACTTCGACTTCCGGCTCGACGGGCTCATGGGCCGCGACCTGCGCGGCCGCACCGTCGGCGTCCTCGGCACCGGCAAGATCGGCGCCGCGTTCACCCGGATCGCCCACGGCTTCGGCATGAACCTGCTCGGCTGGGACGTCGCCGAGAACCCGGAGTGCCTGGAGCTCGGCATGAAGTACGTCGACAAGGAGCGGCTCTTCGCCGAGGCCGACCTGATCAGCCTGCACGTCCCGCTGCTCCCCGCCACCGAGCACATCGTCGACGCGGCCGCGCTGCGCACCATGAAGGACGACGCGATCCTGGTGAACTCCAGCCGCGGCGGCCTGATCGACTCCAAGGCCCTCGTCGCCGAGCTGCGCGAGGGCCGCTTCACGGGCGTCGGCCTCGACGTGTACGAGGCCGAGGCGGGCCTGTTCTTCCTCGACAAGTCCCTCGACGTCGTCGAGGACGACACCCTGGCCCGCCTCGTCACCTTCCCGAACGTGCTGGTCACGTCCCACCAGGCGTACTACACGTCGGACGCCGTCGGCCAGATCATCGCCACCACCGTGCACAACGTCCTGGACTACCGGGCGGGCCGCCGCTCCGAGAACGTGCTGGTCCCCGCCGCCACCTGA
- a CDS encoding anthranilate synthase family protein: MLENLLTDDRPFALLRRRTPGRDHDVIEVLTGEVGTYERLADIPEGLALVPFRQIRERGFDVRDDGTPLTVLRPEESYGIPLAEALDTLPRHAVDVRGGGFDVDDDTYAEIVGRVLRDEIGRGEGANFVIRRTYEGEIPGFSRADALALFRRLLDGERGAYWTFVVHTGERTLVGASPEVHVRMSGGTVVMNPISGTYRYPAGGPTPDDLLEFLADGKEIEELSMVVDEELKMMCTVGDMGGVVVGPRLKEMAHLAHTEYELRGKSTLDVRDVLKETMFAATVTGSPVQNACRVIERYESGGRGYYAGALALVGRDAGGAQTLDSPILIRTADIEAATGRLRVPVGATLVRGSDPAGEVAETHAKAAGVLAALGVRPGRPRTEGTRPALAEDPRVRAALDGRRAALAPFWLRMQQRSGELSGHALVVDGEDTFTAMLAHVLRSSGLDVTVRRYDEEGLREAVLAHEGPIVLGPGPGDPADPSDPKMRFLRSLAADVIREHRYGVLGVCLGHELLAVELGLDLVRKEVPYQGAQVEVDLFGRTETVGFYNSFVARCDDEAAQELAAHGVEVSRDARTGEVHAVRGPGFAGVQFHPESVLSLRGAGIVRELLAQVAAGTSTFSERRPAR; the protein is encoded by the coding sequence GTGCTGGAGAACCTGCTCACCGACGACCGCCCCTTCGCCCTGCTGCGCCGCCGCACCCCCGGCCGCGACCACGATGTGATCGAGGTCCTGACCGGCGAGGTCGGCACGTACGAGCGGCTGGCCGACATCCCCGAGGGCCTCGCCCTCGTCCCGTTCCGCCAGATCCGCGAGCGCGGCTTCGACGTGCGCGACGACGGCACCCCGCTGACCGTGCTGCGCCCCGAGGAGTCCTACGGGATCCCGCTGGCCGAGGCCCTCGACACGCTGCCCCGGCACGCCGTGGACGTGCGCGGCGGCGGCTTCGACGTGGACGACGACACGTACGCGGAGATCGTCGGGCGGGTGCTGCGTGACGAGATCGGGCGCGGCGAGGGCGCGAACTTCGTGATCCGGCGGACGTACGAGGGCGAGATCCCCGGGTTCTCGCGGGCCGACGCGCTCGCCCTGTTCCGGCGGCTGCTCGACGGCGAGCGGGGCGCCTACTGGACGTTCGTCGTGCATACCGGGGAGCGGACGCTGGTCGGGGCGAGCCCTGAGGTGCATGTGCGGATGTCGGGCGGCACCGTCGTGATGAACCCGATCAGCGGTACGTACCGCTATCCGGCCGGCGGGCCGACCCCGGACGACCTGCTGGAGTTCCTCGCCGACGGCAAGGAGATCGAGGAGCTGTCGATGGTCGTCGACGAGGAGCTCAAGATGATGTGCACCGTCGGCGACATGGGCGGCGTCGTCGTCGGCCCGCGCCTGAAGGAGATGGCGCATCTCGCCCACACGGAGTACGAGCTGCGCGGGAAGTCGACGCTCGACGTGCGGGACGTCCTCAAGGAGACGATGTTCGCCGCGACCGTCACCGGCTCGCCGGTGCAGAACGCCTGCCGGGTCATCGAGCGGTACGAGTCCGGCGGCCGCGGCTACTACGCGGGAGCGCTCGCGCTGGTCGGACGGGACGCGGGCGGGGCGCAGACGCTCGACTCCCCCATCCTGATCCGCACCGCGGACATCGAGGCCGCGACCGGACGGCTGCGGGTGCCGGTCGGCGCGACGCTCGTACGGGGCTCGGACCCGGCGGGCGAGGTCGCGGAGACGCACGCCAAGGCGGCCGGGGTGCTCGCAGCTCTCGGCGTACGGCCCGGGCGGCCGCGCACGGAGGGCACGCGCCCGGCACTGGCCGAGGACCCGCGGGTGCGGGCGGCGCTCGACGGGCGCCGGGCGGCCCTCGCGCCGTTCTGGCTGCGGATGCAGCAGCGGTCCGGGGAACTGTCCGGGCACGCGCTGGTGGTCGACGGCGAGGACACGTTCACCGCGATGCTGGCGCACGTGCTGCGCTCGTCGGGGCTCGACGTGACGGTGCGGCGCTACGACGAGGAGGGGCTGCGGGAGGCGGTCCTCGCGCACGAGGGGCCGATCGTGCTGGGTCCGGGTCCGGGCGACCCCGCCGACCCGAGCGACCCGAAGATGCGCTTCCTGCGCTCACTGGCCGCCGACGTGATCCGGGAGCACCGGTACGGGGTGCTCGGCGTCTGCCTCGGGCACGAGCTGCTCGCGGTGGAGCTGGGCCTGGACCTCGTGCGCAAGGAGGTCCCGTACCAGGGCGCCCAGGTCGAGGTCGACCTGTTCGGCCGGACCGAGACGGTCGGCTTCTACAACAGCTTCGTGGCGCGCTGCGACGACGAGGCGGCGCAGGAGCTGGCCGCGCACGGCGTGGAGGTCAGCCGGGACGCCCGTACGGGTGAGGTGCACGCGGTACGGGGGCCTGGCTTCGCGGGCGTGCAGTTCCACCCGGAGTCGGTGCTGTCGCTGCGCGGGGCGGGGATCGTGCGGGAGCTGCTCGCTCAGGTGGCGGCGGGGACCAGCACGTTCTCGGAGCGGCGGCCCGCCCGGTAG
- a CDS encoding class II 3-deoxy-7-phosphoheptulonate synthase, with translation MTVNAKTSASAGNTWRDLPAAQQPEYPDAEALRDVIAELETYPPLVFAGECDQLRARMGAVARGEAFLLQGGDCAEAFDAVSADHIRAKLKTLLQMSAVLTYAASVPVVKVGRIAGQYSKPRSKGTETRDGVTLPTYRGDSVNGFDFTEAARVPDPERLKRMYNASASTLNLVRAFTTGGYADLRQVHAWNQDFVKSSPSGQRYEQLAREIDNALNFMRACGTDPAEFQAVEFYSSHEALLLDYESALTRVDSRTGSLYDVSAHMVWIGERTRQLDHAHVEFASKIRNPIGIKLGPTTTAEEALQYVERLDPDREPGRLTFIVRMGADKVRDKLPELVEKVTASGAVVAWVTDPMHGNTFEAASGHKTRRFDDVLDEVKGFFEVHKELGTHPGGIHVELTGDDVTECVGGGDEIFVDDLHQRYETACDPRLNRSQSLDLAFLVAEMYRQQ, from the coding sequence GTGACCGTGAACGCTAAGACCAGCGCAAGCGCTGGCAACACCTGGCGAGACCTGCCCGCGGCGCAGCAGCCCGAGTACCCGGATGCCGAGGCTCTGCGCGATGTGATCGCTGAGCTCGAGACCTATCCGCCGCTGGTCTTCGCCGGCGAGTGCGACCAGCTGCGTGCCCGGATGGGAGCCGTCGCCCGTGGCGAGGCGTTTCTCCTCCAGGGCGGCGACTGCGCCGAGGCGTTCGACGCCGTCAGCGCGGATCACATCCGGGCGAAGCTCAAGACCCTCCTGCAGATGAGCGCCGTCCTCACGTACGCGGCCTCCGTGCCCGTCGTGAAGGTCGGCCGCATCGCCGGCCAGTACTCCAAGCCCCGCTCCAAGGGCACCGAGACCCGTGACGGCGTGACGCTCCCGACCTACCGCGGCGACTCCGTCAACGGCTTCGACTTCACCGAGGCCGCCCGCGTCCCGGACCCCGAGCGCCTGAAGCGGATGTACAACGCGTCCGCCTCCACGCTCAACCTGGTGCGCGCCTTCACCACCGGTGGCTACGCCGACCTGCGCCAGGTGCACGCCTGGAACCAGGACTTCGTGAAGTCGTCCCCGTCGGGCCAGCGCTACGAGCAGCTGGCGCGCGAGATCGACAACGCGCTGAACTTCATGCGCGCCTGCGGCACGGACCCGGCCGAGTTCCAGGCCGTCGAGTTCTACTCCTCGCACGAGGCCCTGCTGCTCGACTACGAGTCGGCCCTGACCCGTGTCGACTCGCGTACGGGCAGCCTGTACGACGTGTCGGCGCACATGGTCTGGATCGGTGAGCGCACGCGGCAGCTGGACCACGCGCACGTCGAGTTCGCCTCGAAGATCCGCAACCCGATCGGCATCAAGCTCGGCCCGACCACGACGGCCGAGGAGGCGCTGCAGTACGTCGAGCGCCTCGACCCGGACCGCGAGCCGGGCCGCCTGACCTTCATCGTCCGCATGGGCGCCGACAAGGTCCGGGACAAGCTGCCCGAGCTGGTCGAGAAGGTCACCGCGTCGGGTGCCGTCGTCGCCTGGGTCACCGACCCGATGCACGGCAACACCTTCGAGGCCGCCTCCGGCCACAAGACGCGCCGCTTCGACGACGTGCTCGACGAGGTCAAGGGCTTCTTCGAGGTCCACAAGGAGCTCGGCACCCACCCGGGCGGCATCCACGTCGAGCTCACCGGTGACGACGTCACCGAGTGCGTGGGCGGCGGCGACGAGATCTTCGTCGACGACCTGCACCAGCGCTACGAGACGGCCTGCGACCCGCGCCTCAACCGCAGCCAGTCCCTGGACCTGGCGTTCCTGGTGGCGGAGATGTACCGCCAGCAGTGA
- a CDS encoding (2Fe-2S)-binding protein codes for MYVCSCFGITETQVKKHAEDGACTPRQIASACKAGTDCGSCVRRIQALLGRGSCPRRELVEQGDSAAALAVPAELPEAA; via the coding sequence GTGTACGTCTGCAGCTGTTTCGGAATCACCGAGACCCAGGTCAAGAAGCACGCGGAGGACGGTGCCTGCACCCCCCGCCAGATAGCGTCGGCCTGCAAGGCCGGCACCGACTGCGGCTCGTGCGTACGCCGCATCCAGGCGCTGCTCGGCCGGGGCTCGTGCCCCCGCCGCGAGCTCGTCGAGCAGGGAGACTCAGCCGCGGCGCTCGCCGTGCCGGCCGAGCTTCCCGAAGCGGCCTGA
- the bfr gene encoding bacterioferritin: MQGDPEVIEFLNEQLTAELTAINQYFLHAKMQENFGWTKLAKYTRSESFDEMKHAEVLTDRILFLDGLPNYQRLFHVRVGQSVIEMFQADRQIEVEAIDRLKRGIEVMRAKGDITSANIFESILEDEEHHIDYLDTQLELVDKLGEALYIAQLIEQPES, encoded by the coding sequence ATGCAGGGCGACCCCGAGGTCATCGAATTCCTCAACGAACAGCTGACGGCCGAGCTCACGGCCATCAACCAGTACTTCCTGCACGCCAAGATGCAGGAGAACTTCGGCTGGACGAAGCTCGCGAAGTACACGCGGTCCGAGTCGTTCGACGAGATGAAGCACGCGGAGGTGCTGACCGACCGGATCCTGTTCCTGGACGGGCTGCCGAACTACCAGCGGCTGTTCCACGTCCGGGTCGGCCAGTCGGTGATCGAGATGTTCCAGGCCGACCGGCAGATCGAGGTCGAGGCCATCGACCGTCTCAAGCGGGGCATCGAGGTGATGCGCGCAAAGGGCGACATCACGTCCGCGAACATCTTCGAGTCGATCCTCGAGGACGAGGAGCACCACATCGACTACCTGGACACGCAGCTGGAGCTGGTGGACAAGCTGGGCGAGGCGCTCTACATCGCGCAGCTCATCGAGCAGCCGGAGAGCTGA
- a CDS encoding sulfite oxidase-like oxidoreductase, with translation MGHPVGSESGGAVQPELPPGQRLQRGWPVTHYGPVPKFRPERWEFRVFGTTVDGEKRCWNHEEFSALPYTTVVGDLHCVTKFSMLGAEWGGVLASTILELAPPDPAVTHVMVWAEYGFSSNLRLADFAADRTIFATHKDGELLTAEHGFPLRLVVPHLYAWKGPKWVRGIEYMTADRRGFWEERGYHNVGDPWREQRYSYQEEPGEGPEL, from the coding sequence ATGGGTCATCCGGTGGGTAGCGAGTCTGGGGGAGCCGTGCAACCGGAGCTTCCGCCGGGGCAGCGGCTGCAGCGCGGCTGGCCCGTCACGCATTACGGGCCGGTGCCCAAGTTCCGCCCCGAACGCTGGGAGTTCAGGGTCTTCGGGACCACCGTCGACGGTGAGAAGCGCTGCTGGAACCACGAGGAGTTCTCGGCCCTCCCGTACACGACCGTCGTCGGCGACCTGCACTGCGTCACGAAGTTCAGCATGCTCGGCGCCGAATGGGGCGGCGTGCTCGCCTCCACGATCCTCGAGCTCGCACCGCCGGACCCCGCCGTCACACACGTGATGGTCTGGGCCGAGTACGGATTCAGTTCGAATCTGCGGCTGGCCGACTTCGCCGCCGACCGCACGATCTTCGCCACGCACAAGGACGGTGAACTGCTCACCGCCGAGCACGGATTCCCGCTGCGGCTCGTCGTCCCGCACCTCTACGCGTGGAAGGGCCCGAAGTGGGTCCGCGGCATCGAGTACATGACGGCGGACCGGCGCGGCTTCTGGGAGGAGCGCGGGTACCACAACGTGGGGGATCCGTGGCGCGAGCAGCGCTACTCCTACCAGGAAGAGCCCGGGGAAGGTCCCGAGCTCTAG
- a CDS encoding DUF4396 domain-containing protein codes for MDHEAHTGHDHEHGHHDPAHEHEHGHHEHEHDHGHGHGHGKVSWAMAAQATLHCLTGCAIGEVLGMVIGTALGWGNVPTMILAIVLAFFFGYSLTLRGVLKAGLDFKSAFRVALAADTLSIAVMELIDNSVIALWPDAMDAHLSDALFWGALAASLALAFVVTTPVNRWMIGRGKGHAVVHQYHH; via the coding sequence ATGGACCACGAGGCTCACACCGGGCACGACCACGAGCACGGCCACCACGACCCTGCTCACGAACACGAACACGGCCACCACGAGCACGAGCACGACCACGGGCACGGGCACGGACACGGCAAGGTCAGCTGGGCGATGGCCGCGCAGGCGACCCTGCACTGCCTCACGGGCTGCGCGATCGGCGAGGTCCTCGGCATGGTGATCGGCACGGCCCTCGGCTGGGGCAATGTGCCGACGATGATCCTGGCGATCGTGCTCGCGTTCTTCTTCGGCTACTCGCTCACCCTGCGCGGCGTCCTCAAGGCCGGCCTGGACTTCAAGTCCGCGTTCCGGGTGGCGCTCGCCGCGGACACCCTGTCGATCGCGGTCATGGAGCTGATCGACAACAGCGTGATCGCCCTGTGGCCGGACGCGATGGACGCACACCTGTCGGACGCCCTGTTCTGGGGCGCCCTCGCGGCCTCGCTCGCCCTGGCCTTCGTGGTGACGACCCCGGTGAACCGCTGGATGATCGGCCGCGGCAAGGGCCACGCCGTGGTGCACCAGTACCACCACTGA
- a CDS encoding deoxyribonuclease IV, producing MNSSIRNPIGGHVPVAGGLASIGLSYARELAAETVQVFVANPRGWATPPGNPKQDEAFRERCAEDGIPAYVHAPYLINFGSHTEATVDRSVDSLRHSLRRARAIGALGVVVHTGSATGGRPRETALAQVRERMLPLLDELTHEDDPFLLLESTAGQGSSLCSRTWDFGPYFDSLDRHPKLGVCLDTCHIFAAGHDLTGPDGMRQTLDLLVETVGEGRLKLIHANDSKDVAGAHKDRHENIGTGHIGAEPFRALMAHPATANVPLIIETPGGKEGHAADVARLKELRKTPSGEDHKTR from the coding sequence GTGAACAGCAGCATCCGCAATCCGATCGGCGGCCATGTGCCGGTGGCCGGGGGCCTCGCCTCCATAGGCCTGTCCTACGCCCGTGAGCTCGCCGCCGAGACCGTCCAGGTCTTCGTCGCCAATCCGCGCGGCTGGGCCACCCCGCCCGGGAACCCGAAGCAGGACGAGGCGTTCCGGGAGCGGTGCGCCGAGGACGGCATCCCGGCGTACGTCCACGCGCCGTACCTGATCAATTTCGGCTCGCACACCGAGGCCACCGTCGACCGGTCCGTCGACTCGCTGCGGCACTCGCTGCGCCGGGCGCGGGCCATCGGCGCGCTCGGCGTCGTGGTGCACACCGGGTCCGCCACCGGCGGGCGGCCGCGCGAGACCGCGCTCGCCCAGGTGCGCGAGCGGATGCTGCCGCTGCTCGACGAACTGACCCACGAAGACGACCCGTTCCTGCTGCTGGAGTCGACGGCCGGCCAGGGCTCCTCGCTCTGCTCGCGGACCTGGGACTTCGGGCCCTACTTCGACTCCCTGGACCGGCATCCGAAGCTGGGCGTCTGCCTGGACACCTGCCACATCTTCGCGGCGGGCCACGACCTGACGGGCCCCGACGGCATGCGACAGACCCTCGACCTGCTGGTGGAGACGGTCGGCGAGGGCCGCCTCAAGCTGATCCACGCCAACGACTCCAAGGACGTCGCCGGCGCCCACAAGGACCGCCACGAGAACATCGGCACGGGCCACATCGGCGCCGAGCCCTTCCGGGCCTTGATGGCGCATCCGGCGACCGCGAACGTCCCGCTGATCATCGAGACACCGGGCGGCAAGGAGGGTCACGCGGCGGACGTGGCCCGCCTGAAGGAGCTCCGGAAGACTCCCTCCGGCGAAGATCACAAAACCCGTTGA
- the pknB gene encoding Stk1 family PASTA domain-containing Ser/Thr kinase: MDTTLQDPLLGQVLDSRYRVDARIAVGGMATVYRAVDTRLDRVLALKVMHPSLAADASFVDRFIREAKSVARLSHPNVVGVYDQGTDGAYVYLAMEYIAGCTLRDVLRERGALRPRAALDILEPVLAALGAAHRAGFVHRDMKPENVLIGDDGRVKVADFGLVRAVDTVTNTTGAVLGTVSYLAPEQIEDGTATPSVDVYACGVVFYEMLTGGKPHSGDTPAQILYKHLNEDVPPPSAAVPGLPYALDELVASATARNPEVRPPDAVALLSQTREARATLSDAELDTVPPQARETDHSGADDRTSVIPRAVRTAGVQMSLPAEPLQDALHRTSRLETPPPAAPPAPRGPAGGRAPRRGLLAIVAAVLLVLGVGAGVWYINSGQFTKVPALLTKTEAQAEKRLDAAGLQAGTTRYAYSGTYERGTVMATDPEAGAQIRDDGTVTLTVSKGPKTVKVPDLKGTSLATAKSDLKHRGLSPGMVTEQFDEEIPKGSVISTDPAAGTTRDSGTAVALVVSKGSPVDVPDVTGQSEQDAVAALEELGLKAKIAPQRVESQVDKGSVAAQSPEHGRLAEGDTVTLTISKGPPMIEVPDVTGLKVDEAHDKLEGAGFQVDEDRGILGLFGDTVKSQSVEGGDTAPKGSEITITIR; encoded by the coding sequence GTGGACACGACCCTTCAGGACCCGCTGCTCGGGCAGGTGCTCGACAGCCGGTACCGCGTCGACGCACGGATCGCGGTCGGCGGGATGGCCACGGTCTACCGGGCCGTGGACACCCGCCTCGACCGCGTGCTCGCGCTCAAGGTGATGCACCCCTCGCTGGCGGCCGACGCCTCGTTCGTCGACCGCTTCATCCGCGAGGCCAAGTCCGTCGCCCGTCTCTCGCACCCGAACGTGGTGGGGGTGTACGACCAGGGCACCGACGGCGCGTACGTGTATCTGGCGATGGAGTACATCGCGGGGTGCACGCTGCGTGACGTGCTGCGCGAGCGCGGGGCGCTGCGCCCGCGGGCGGCGCTCGACATCCTGGAGCCGGTGCTCGCCGCGCTCGGGGCGGCGCACCGCGCGGGTTTCGTGCACCGTGACATGAAGCCGGAGAACGTCCTGATAGGGGACGACGGTCGGGTCAAGGTGGCGGACTTCGGCCTGGTCCGCGCGGTGGACACGGTGACGAACACGACGGGCGCGGTGCTCGGCACGGTCTCGTACCTGGCGCCGGAGCAGATCGAGGACGGCACGGCGACGCCGAGCGTGGACGTGTACGCGTGCGGTGTCGTGTTCTACGAGATGCTCACCGGCGGCAAGCCGCACTCCGGCGACACCCCGGCCCAGATCCTCTACAAGCACCTGAACGAGGACGTGCCGCCGCCCTCTGCCGCCGTCCCGGGCCTGCCGTACGCGCTGGACGAGCTGGTGGCGTCGGCCACGGCCCGCAACCCCGAGGTGCGGCCGCCGGACGCCGTGGCGCTGCTGTCGCAGACGAGGGAGGCGCGGGCCACGCTGTCCGACGCCGAGCTCGACACGGTGCCGCCGCAGGCGCGCGAGACGGACCACTCGGGCGCGGACGACCGTACGAGCGTGATCCCTCGCGCGGTGCGCACCGCCGGGGTGCAGATGTCGCTGCCGGCCGAGCCGCTCCAGGACGCCCTGCACCGCACGAGCCGCCTGGAGACCCCGCCGCCCGCCGCCCCGCCCGCGCCCCGCGGCCCGGCCGGCGGCCGGGCCCCGCGCCGCGGTCTGCTCGCGATCGTCGCGGCGGTCCTGCTGGTGCTCGGCGTCGGCGCGGGCGTCTGGTACATCAACTCGGGCCAGTTCACGAAGGTCCCGGCGCTGCTCACCAAGACGGAGGCGCAGGCCGAGAAGCGGCTGGACGCCGCCGGTCTCCAGGCGGGCACGACGCGGTACGCGTACAGCGGCACGTACGAGCGCGGCACGGTCATGGCGACGGATCCCGAGGCCGGTGCGCAGATCCGGGACGACGGCACGGTGACGCTGACCGTGTCGAAGGGGCCGAAGACCGTGAAGGTCCCCGACCTGAAGGGGACCTCGCTCGCCACGGCGAAGAGCGACCTGAAGCACCGGGGCCTGTCCCCGGGCATGGTCACCGAGCAGTTCGACGAGGAGATCCCGAAGGGCTCCGTGATCAGCACGGACCCGGCGGCGGGCACGACGCGCGACTCCGGCACCGCGGTGGCCCTCGTGGTCTCCAAGGGCTCGCCCGTCGACGTCCCGGACGTCACGGGTCAGTCGGAGCAGGACGCGGTCGCCGCGCTGGAGGAGCTCGGGCTCAAGGCGAAGATCGCACCGCAGCGGGTCGAGTCGCAGGTCGACAAGGGTTCCGTGGCCGCGCAGTCCCCGGAGCACGGACGGCTGGCCGAGGGCGACACGGTGACCCTGACGATCTCCAAGGGCCCACCGATGATCGAGGTCCCGGACGTCACGGGCCTGAAGGTCGACGAGGCGCACGACAAGCTGGAGGGCGCCGGCTTCCAGGTCGACGAGGACCGCGGCATCCTCGGTCTCTTCGGCGACACCGTGAAGAGCCAGTCGGTCGAGGGCGGGGACACGGCGCCCAAGGGCTCCGAGATCACGATCACCATCCGCTGA
- a CDS encoding thiazole synthase has product MADDALVLGGTTLSSRLIMGTGGAPSLDVLERSLVASGTELTTVAMRRVDASVHGSVLSVLEKLGIQVLPNTAGCFTAGEAVLTARLAREALGTDLVKLEVIADERTLLPDPIELLDAAETLVDDGFTVLPYTNDDPVLARKLEDVGCAAVMPLGSPIGSGLGIRNPHNFQLIVEHARVPVILDAGAGTASDVALAMELGCAGVMLASAVTRAQEPVLMAEGMRHAVEAGRLARRAGRIPRRHFAEASSPTDGMARLDPERPAF; this is encoded by the coding sequence ATGGCGGACGACGCACTCGTCCTCGGCGGCACGACGCTCTCCTCGCGTCTCATCATGGGCACGGGCGGCGCCCCGAGCCTCGACGTCCTGGAGCGCTCCCTGGTCGCCTCCGGGACCGAGCTGACCACGGTGGCGATGCGCCGCGTGGACGCCTCGGTGCACGGCTCCGTGCTCTCCGTCCTGGAGAAGCTCGGCATCCAGGTGCTCCCCAACACGGCGGGCTGTTTCACCGCGGGCGAGGCCGTCCTGACGGCCCGCCTCGCGCGCGAGGCGCTCGGCACGGACCTGGTGAAACTCGAGGTGATCGCCGACGAGCGCACTCTGCTGCCCGACCCGATCGAGCTGCTCGACGCGGCCGAGACGCTCGTGGACGACGGTTTCACCGTGCTCCCGTACACGAACGACGACCCGGTGCTCGCGCGGAAGCTGGAGGACGTGGGGTGCGCGGCGGTCATGCCGCTCGGCTCACCGATCGGCTCCGGGCTCGGCATCCGCAACCCGCACAACTTTCAGCTGATCGTCGAGCACGCGCGCGTGCCGGTGATCCTGGACGCGGGCGCGGGCACGGCCTCCGACGTGGCGCTCGCCATGGAGCTGGGCTGCGCCGGTGTGATGCTCGCCTCCGCGGTGACCCGCGCGCAGGAGCCGGTGCTGATGGCCGAGGGCATGCGGCACGCGGTGGAGGCGGGCCGCCTCGCCCGCCGCGCGGGCCGCATTCCCAGGCGCCACTTCGCCGAGGCGTCCTCGCCGACGGACGGGATGGCCCGCCTGGACCCGGAGCGCCCGGCCTTCTGA